In Salinibaculum sp. SYNS191, the genomic window GCTCCTGTAGCTGGTCCACGCGGGACACGTCGGTGACGTTCGAGAGAACCACGACGGCCGAGACGTGGTTCGCCGAGGCCCTGGGGTCGTCCCCGGCCAGCACCTCGATGCTGGCCGTCTGCTGTTCGACCCAGCGGCGGGCACTCTCCAGGCCCTTCCTGGAGAACTCGCCGGGGGGACCGGAGATGACGATGAGCGAGCGCTCGGCCGAGGAGACTGTCGCCGGGCAGGTCAGCCGGGACTGGACGGCCTGGCGGACGAGGCCACTAATCTTCTTCGCGGTGTCGGTCTCCTGGCCCGTCCCGTTGCCGCGGAACCGGCCGAGGAGGCCCTGGGACTGGCGCGTCTCCGATTCGAGGTCCGTCTCGGCGTACGCGACGGTGCTGATGCCGCCCGTGTCGAGCGTCCGTCGCACGTCGCTGGCGTCCATGACGTTCTCCGAGACTTCGGACTCGTCGATGTTGCCGGCTGCGAGCAGCGTTCCGATGCGGGCCGCAATCTCCTTGTTCATCCGCTCGTAGCCCGCCTCGACGGTGTCCTGGTGGCCCCGCCAGGCGTCGTTGTCGAACAGGAGGAGGTTGTTCGTCGCGTCGACGAACGACTGCAGCGAGCGGGCGGCGTTGAAGGAGGCCCTGCCGCCCTCGTCCTTGCTCGGGAGTACGCCCAGTCCGTACACTGGCTCGTCGAACATCTCGCTGATGCGGTCGGCGAGTACGGGTGCGCCGCCGCTACCGGTCCCGCCGCCCAGCCCCGCCACGAGGAGGAAGGCGTCGATGTCGTAGACGGGAACGCCGTCGAGTGCGCGCTCCAGTTCCTGGAGGTCCCGCCGTGTCACCTCCGCCCCGAGTTCCGGGTCGCTCCCGACCCCGTGCCCCTTGACCCGCTCGTCCGTCTGACCGATGAGAATCTGCTTGTCTGTGGGTATCTCGTCGAGTTTCGCCAGGTCCGACCTGGCCGAGTTTATCGCGACCACGTATCTGGAGAGGCTCCGGCCCGTCTCCTGCTCGTACCGGAAGATCTCGTCTGCTACCTTGCTTCCGGCGTTCCCGAACCCGATGAGAGCGATTTTCATCGCGGGGACGTACACGAAACCGCCGTATAGTTATACTGCGGGTTATACGCGCCGTTCTGACTAAGCGCCGCTTACAGCGTCGCCCGTCGCAGCCACCCGCTCGTCACCGGAGAGTAAGCCCTTACAACCCCGTCACGTCGTGCGCTTTCGGGGCGGCGACCGGACGGCACCGACCCCGGGCCCGCAGACTTATACCCCCGCGTGATAACAGTCGGCCAACAGCGACCCGGGGGACCACGACCGATGCCAGACAGCACCCGCGGGCAGTCGGGACTCGACCGCCTGCTCGCCTTTGTCGTCGTTGCCGTCGTCCTGGTAGCCGTACTGCCGACGGTGCTGGGCGTCGCCGGTATCGACGTCCGACAGGACGACGGTGTGGCCGCCGAGCAGCCGACGCCGACGCCCGAACCCGCGTCGCTGCAGGTGCTGAACGTCAGCGGCACGACCGGCCCCGAGAACCGGTCCGTCGAGGCGGTCCGGATCACACTCACGAAGGTCGGGTCCTCCGCCCCCGTCGACGCTGCGGCCCTCACCGCAACCTGGGCCGATCAGGGCACGTACTACCTGACGGCGGGCCAGCAGGAAGAGCGAAGCGACGGCGCGTTCGGGGTCAGCGTCACCCACGTCAGCGACGCCGACGGGCTCGTCCTCGCCGAGACAGGCGACCGGGCGACCCTGACGTTCGACGTCGGGGCTGACGACGTCGCCGACGTCCCCGCGTTCGGGAGCGCGCTCGCGGCGGGTGAGTCGGCGGACATCATTCTGGCGACGGCAGACGGGGAGACGACGACGGTGTCGGTCGAGGTGCCGGACTCGCTGGCCGGAAAACGGGTCGTCGGACTGTAGCTGCTACTTTCCGCGTCCGAACAGCCGGTAGTCGTGGTCGGGCGTGTACCGCCTGAACGCGAGACTGTTGGTCAGCACCGAGACGCTGGAGGCGGCCATCGCCGCCGCCGCGAGCACGGGCTGGAGCAGGCCGAGCGACGCCAGCGGAATCATCGCCGTGTTGTAGCCGAGCGCCCAGAAGAGGTTCTGCTTGATTTTCGCGAGCGTCCCCTCCGAGATGCGGATGGACTTCAACACGTCGGCCGGGTCGTCGCGCATCAGCGTCACGTCCGCGGCCTCGATAGCCACGTCCGTCCCGCTGCCGAGTGCCGTCCCGACGTACGCGGCGGCCAGCGCGGGCGCGTCGTTGACGCCGTCGCCGACCATCATCGCCCGGCGGCCGTCGTCCTGGATGGTCT contains:
- a CDS encoding tubulin/FtsZ family protein produces the protein MKIALIGFGNAGSKVADEIFRYEQETGRSLSRYVVAINSARSDLAKLDEIPTDKQILIGQTDERVKGHGVGSDPELGAEVTRRDLQELERALDGVPVYDIDAFLLVAGLGGGTGSGGAPVLADRISEMFDEPVYGLGVLPSKDEGGRASFNAARSLQSFVDATNNLLLFDNDAWRGHQDTVEAGYERMNKEIAARIGTLLAAGNIDESEVSENVMDASDVRRTLDTGGISTVAYAETDLESETRQSQGLLGRFRGNGTGQETDTAKKISGLVRQAVQSRLTCPATVSSAERSLIVISGPPGEFSRKGLESARRWVEQQTASIEVLAGDDPRASANHVSAVVVLSNVTDVSRVDQLQEQAVDAADNIEDQASTREEDIERLIRDDEGRLDPL